The Apium graveolens cultivar Ventura chromosome 10, ASM990537v1, whole genome shotgun sequence nucleotide sequence TCCCAAATCCTTTAAAGAAAACTTGGAGGATAAAACTTGGATATAGTGTTGAATGACAGAAGAGACGCTCCCTGTAATAAcaatatcatccacatacactaGTATATAAACTATGATGTCACCTTTATGCAAGATAAAGAGAGAAAAATCAGAATGAGATTTCAAAAAAACCAACTGCAGCAAAAATGATTTCAGCTCGTTATACCAAGTTTGTGAACCTTGCCGAAGACCATAGATACCTTTATGAAGTTTACAGATATATGTAGGTAATTTATTATCAACAAAACCTAGTGGCTGCCGCATGAATACCTCTTCTGCAAGGCGCTGTAAGAAGGCATTATTTACATCTATCTGCTGTATAGGATACTGATTCTCAACTGCAATTGCAAGTACAAGCCTAACCGTGGTTGCTTTTATTACAGGACTGAAAGTAGAGTGAAAATTAATACCCGGACGTTGTGTAAATCCTTTAGCCACAAGACGTGCTTTGTACCTATCGATTAAACCATCAGGTTTGTACTTAATTTTAAAAACCCATTTACAATCCACAACATTTTTGGCCTTATCTGGGGGTACCAAGGTCCATGTCTTGTTACGAATTAATGCATCATGTTCGTCTTTCATAGCACTGCGCCAATGAGGATATTTTTGTGCTTGTTTGAATGAAGAAGGAGTGAATTGTACCTGTGAGTCAACcataaaatcataaaacttgTTTGGTTTGTATATTTGATTCTGAGATCTTGTAGTCATTCTGGAAGGACCTGTTGGGGAGGTTACATGTGGTTCTGATGTCTCATTGATGTATATCAGGTGACAGTCCAGTAGAAGGTGCGTGTTGATGATTTTCTCTTATAGGCGAAGACGTTGAGGCATGTTGTATACCTGAAATAGGGGCTCAAAATCTGATTGTAACATAGATACTGAGCCATCTGAAGACGCAGTCGGAATTGATGGTGACTCTGCGTGCTGTGTATTGGGGAATTATACTAGTATGAGAGGAGGAATATCTGACAAATCAGAGGACGAGAGTGACGATGTGGATAAAGACGAGGAATCTGTGTCAGCAACAGGTACCCACTCTATGTTCTGAGAACAAGACTGATAAGAGGCAAACATTTTTATGTATGGAAATGTATTTTCATAAAAAAAACATCACGAGAGGTGTATATCTTCGAGGTGACTGGATCAAAGCATAAATGAGCATAATACTGTGTTGAAAAACCGAGATATACACATGGCGTGGATCGAGGTTGTAACTTTGAACTAGCATACGGTTTAAGCCACGGGTAACATAAACACCCAAATACACGAATAGTGTCGTAATTAGGGGGTTGTGCAAAAAGACACTGATATGGAGACACATTTCCATTAATCTGAGTGGGAAGTCTATTGATGAGATATGTTGCTCGACGACACGCAAATGACCAGAACactaaaggaagatgaagttgatgtAGTAAAGTACGGGCAGTTTCAATAATATGACGGTGCCTCCTTTCTGCAAAGGTGACACATAATCTTTATTCCGACCGCATACCAGAGGTTTTCCCGTATCCAGATCCTTGACAAGGAATTTTTGAGGAAAAAATTCAACTGAGGTCAGATTATCTTGACAAAATTTAGAGACATAAATAAAATTATGTTGCATAACATGAGCGCATAAAGTATTAGACAACTTAAAAGTGCAGTGAGAAGATTGTAAATTAGTAGTACCAGTATGAGTAATGGGAATAATTTTACCATTTCCCATGCTAATTTCATCAGGGCCCTCGTAGTTATGAACTTCAGAAAAATTATGCGCATCAACCGCTACATGACACCTTATTCGATTATTGAGGCGACCAGTAGGATCTCCATAACTCTGCCAGTATGCGCGCCAATGTGAAGAAGGATTTGGTGCAGTCGATGGCTTCCACTGTCCAGAAAAGTTATTCATGCGTTGTGAATGGTGAGGGCACCATGATCCTGAGAGGTGCGTGTTTGGTTGGGACTCTTTATGGGCAACAACAGCAGTAATACCTGGTTGATAAATTTGGTTTTTCTCATCATGTTTAAGCTTCAATTCTTGATCAATAAGCCGGTCAAACAAGTCTTCAAAACTTATAGGTGTTTCTCTAGCACGTATAGCTGCTGCAATATTATTGTAATCTTTTCCCAGACCACCCAAGCTTTTGACAACTAGTTCTGCATTTGAAACAGGCGATACCGCAGTGGCAAGTTCATCTACAATAGATTTAATTTCACTCAGGTACTCTACAATTGACTTGTTGTCCTTGGTAATGCGATTCAAGTGGTCCCGAAGTGTGAAGATTCGAGTTTGTGACTTGTTTGCAAATGCCACATGAAGAGAATCCCAAGCCTGCTTAGCGGAGGGAGCTGTTGCAACCATAGATGCAAGGGTCGGATCAACCGAGGCTAATATAGCATTTTGTATTAGCTTGTCCTGGCGAAACCAAATTTTATACTCGGGATTCTGGACGGATTTTTGTTGCTCAGTAATTGTTTGTGCTGGGGTTTGAAAAGAACCATCCAAATAACCATATAGATCGTGTCCGTGTAATAGCATTTCTAGCTGAGCTTTCCATGTTGTGAATGTAGAGCTACCTATGAGTTTGAGAGGCAGTTGTGAAGATGGGTTAAATTGTACCACAGTCCGAGTGATCGGAACAGTGTTGGATTCTGGAGTGGTAACGATCGACATGAAAGTGAGATGGAAGTGAGAAGGAAAAAAAAGTAATTAGAACTTGATGATTTTGATTGATGGATAGGATCGATGAAGCTTGTTAGAGCGacaaaggctctgataccataacAAAGCTAGTGCAGAAAAATATCTATTCCTCTCTTATTCTCGAAGTGAAGTACAGTTGGGTATATAACAAAGAAATACAACGAATCTCCTATAATCTAGAACTAGAGATAATTGATAAGGTTAACTAACTAATCAGTATAATACTTATTATCCTTAACTAACAGAGACATGACTGATTTACTGGACAAAGTGAGAAATGACACTAATTTTTTACAGGTATTCAAATAAATTTCTATCAAGCTAAGTATCTTGTATAATCTATTTTATACATTTGTGCATTGCAAATCacattttatttataaataagatATTATATACACCTATACATATTTGTCATCTCCATATTAATTTGTTTCAAATTTGACATTAGTTAAACAAATAGTACTAtctaaatattttattatgaTTCATTTTGTTTCTTTTTTGAACAGAGGCACAATATCATGGATGATTCTTTTCTTGTTGTATGGGACAAAACTGGGGAACCTAAGAAGAAAGGATACGGGTGCGGGGATGCGGGTGCGTAGTGCGGGGATACATGGATTCGGTAAATAAAATAATATGGGGATTTGGGTAGAGGGATACAGCACgtatatttattataaatatatatttgatgttatgaatgatgaaatatatTAACAAAACTTATAGTTTTATACAAATTgtatcaaatacatgatataagCATCTATAACACAAAAATTATACTAAAATTACTTATATATGTAGTATAAATACGTATTTTAgttgattttttttgaaaattttgaacaTCGGAGGTCCCCAAGAATCCGAGTATCTGATACGGAGGTGCGTGAGGATACGGAGATTTGTTGGGTGACCGAAGAATCCCTACATCCCAGTGGGGAACTATGAGATATAATATAATTGACTATCTTGTCCCATTAACTTATTGGAAGaaattaaaatatataagtaAGACTGTAAGAGCACACGATTATTCCTCTCAGGAAAGTTTTCACAACTTCCTACTTTTGTGCCTCCTCCCGCCTATGCCAGGAGGCTAAGTGGCTTTGTAGAGACAACATTCGGGGCTAATAATGAAGGGTAATTTACTTAATTCTTATTTTAATCTTTTTACTTCATTGTATAATTTTGTGAAGGTAAAAACTGAAATTGACTAGAATCATACTCATTGCTACTGTATATGTTCATTATTTCTGCAGAATAATAGCAAAGAGGCTGTTGATGAAAGATGACAAATGCGTGATGAAGTTGCTTACTATTCCCATAAAAGTTTAGCTAGTATATTATTTAAGCTTTCTAGAGTACCTGTAACTCTTCTACTTCTATTTCTATTTGACCGTGTCACTGCTTAAGTTTATTGTTTAAATGTGTTATACATTGAAACATATCTTAGGACTAAACCTTGAAGCTCAATTTCTAAAAAAAGTTCCTTGTTATGATTTGTGAGATCCAATAAGTGTTCTGCCGTGAATGACTTTGAGGTCTTAAAATTTAGATACAATATATGTTATAGTATAAGtactcaatattttatattcttctAGTGTGATAACTGGCATGATAAGTAAACCAACTTATCGTAACAGAATCTGTTATGGCAATGTGACGGGCTAGCTAGTATATATAGACCTAGACATCCCCTTTTTTATGAATTCAATTCATTATAAATAAACACCTGCAAAGCTTGTTGAATAGTATGTAGAATTTAAGCTTCATTTCAGTTTTATGTAGATGCTTGTATACAAATCAAGTGAGATATGGTTAAATAaagatggtatcagagctttccGCAAGTTTTTTCTTCGTCTCCGGTGATCTCTCTCAGTTTTCCGGTGATCTCTTTCTGTTTCCGGTGATCTCTTCCTGTTTTTTCTCTCCATTTTCACTTGTTTTTTTTGCTCGTTTTTCGATCTACATCGTTATTGTTATGGTATTTCTTATAATACCTTGACCTTAGTGCATATTAATTGATATCTAGTTGACTGATCGTTGAGATCTTGTACTATTCCAGTATTATCATGGACCTGGCGTTTGTTTTTCTGAATGTCTATTAATCGTTCCTCTTCTCCTGCATTCTCTTATGCACACGCTGTTATGGCTAATCAAAACAATCAGAATGCATCTTCTTCACAAAACCTCGATTCTTCCACTCAAAATACTCAGAATGCTACTCATAGTTATGGTCAATAAATTTATAATAGTAGTCATCCATTGTTTTTGCACAACAATGACCAACCAGGCATGATTTTGATCTCTAAAAAGCTTACTGGTAGTGAAAATTATGCTTCGTGGAAACGATCAATGCAAATTGCTTTATCGGCTAAGAATAAACTTGTCATCGTAACTGGTGATTTTCTTGCTCCTGAGGATAAATCTCCTTTATTTCCTCACTGGAAAAGTGTCAATGACATGGTGATTACCTGGATTCTAAACACTGTGGCTGACGATATTAGCAGTAGTATGAACTACATGGATAGTGCGTACAATGTTTGGTACGAACTCAATGAACGTTTCTCTGTCATCAGTGGTCACAAAATTTATGAAACCCAAAGAGACTTGTTCAAGTTGGAACAGGGTAATGATTCGGTCGAGTTTTACTTTCACAAGCTAAAGGGATTTTGGGATGAAATCAAGGCTTTAGAGCCTACTATCAAATGCACTTGTGGTGCTATCAAAGTCTGGGAACAACAAGTTGAAAAGACTAGGTTAATACAATTTCTTATGGGGCTTCATTCTAGTTTCACAGCTGCTAGAGGACAGTTGCTTATGATGCAACCATGACCAACCGTTAATCAGGCTTTTATGTTAATCAAACAGGAGGAAAAGCAACGACAAACTCATGGTTTGTCCCTATCTATCTCACCTATTGCTATGGCGGTTAACACACCTCGTTCTTCTCACTTTAAATATACAGAGAAACCTTTTGCCTCACAGAAATGCTCTCATTGTCACTTCAAAGGACATACCAGAGAGAAATGCTACAAACTTATTGGGTATCCTCCTGAACATCCCAATCATCCAGACAATCGAGTAAAACGCAGACCTACTACTAGATTCTCCTCTTCACAATCTCCAAAGACTGGTCATGCCAATGTTGTGCAAACCACTTATAATGCTGCTTCACAGCCTCTTCCTGATCATACTAGTTCTAATGCTGTTTTATCTTCTCAATTGGAATCCTTACAACATCAGGTAAATTCTTTAATGCAGTGTTTCAACAAGTCTCCCAATGCTTCAATTTCTCACATACCAAATCAGTCTTCTGGTGGTTCTCCGGTTACTTTTCAATCCACTATAGCAGGTACTGCTTATTCCTTAACCTCTACAGTCAATTTTTCTGAGCATGTCTGGATTTTAGACACCGGTGCTACCAATCATATGTGCTGCACCCTTACACATATGCATGATGTTCATTGTATTGATTCTCCTTTCTTTGTCAAATTTCCTAATGGCGAGGAAGCTTTAGTAACTCATATCGGTTCTGTTAAACTACATTCTATCCCTCTAGTTCTCACAGATGTTCTTTTTGTTCCCACTTTCACCTTTAACCTCTTATCCATTAGTAAACTTTCCTCTCAATTGCATTCAAAGATATGGTTTGAGTCTAATTCATGTTATCTGCAGGACCAATCCCAGACCACGACATTGGTTCTTGGTAAAATGATTGGAGGCCTATACCAACTTGTCAACAATCCTGTCATTTCTTCATCAACTTCTGTTTGCTCTTCTTCACAGTCATCTTCAACAACTCCTTGGCACCAGCGTTTAGGCCATATTCCTGTCGATGTTATTTTAAAAATGTCTGTTCTTGAATTTACCAATTCTACTCCATGTACCGTTTGCCCTTTGGCAAAACAATGTAAACAACCTTTTAAGCATAGTATTTCTCATGCTTTACTTCCTTTCGATTTAATTCATTGTGATCTTTGGGGTCCTTATAGGACACCCACTTATAATGGATGTAAATATTTTTTGACGCTTATTGATGATTGCACACGATCTATTTGGACTGTTTTGTTACCAACGAAACAACATTCTTGTCAATCCATCAAAGATTTTTTTTCTCATGTTCAtaatcagtttcattccactaTTAAAATTTTTCGTTTTGATAATGGAGGCGAGTTTATGAATCATGATCTATCTTCTTTTTTTAATTCTCATGGTGTTGTGCATCAATCCTCTTGTCCTTCTACACCCCAACAAAATGGATGAGTAGAAAGGAAACATCAAAACCTCTTAGAAATGACTCGTGCACTGATGTTTCAAGCTGCATTACCTAAACGTTTTTGGGGCAATTGTCTTTTGACATCTACCTATATCATCAATCGTGTCCCTACTTCAGTGTTAGGCTTTAGAAGCCCTTATGAGAAACTGTATAACACTCTACCTGATTACACCCTTCTTCGAGTTCCTGGTTGTCTTGCATATATGTCTGTGCATACTTCTGATAAATTGGCTCCACGAGCCCTCAAAACCATTTTTTGGGCTATCCACCTAATCAAAAAGGGTATAAGTTGTATGACCCTGTTTCCAATGTTACACATATTTCCCGACATGTCATTTTTCATGAACATGTTTTTCCATTTCATGACACTAATAATCCTATTTTGTATCCATCTCATCTCAATTTTTTTGAGGTTCCTAATTTGCAACTAGATTCTTGCTCCACTCCTATTGATCATCTTTTATCTTCTGATCTTTCTCTTCCTGATTCTGGTCCATTTTTTTCACCTTCATCCAGTCATTCTGAGCCTCTTATTCCAAACACTGATATTGTTGTTCGTGATCCTGTTATACCCACTCGAGTCTCCCTTCGCCAAAAGGTTCAACCTACTTGGATGCGGGATTATGTTGTTCTTCAAGCTCATGTTGTTTTACTTAATTGCCCCATTGATGCAATTAAGTACAACTTTTCTCATTATTCCGTTCAGCTTCTACTTCTCCGGTCTATGCTTGTGCTACTAGTATTGTTACTGCTGTCAAAAAACCTTCTACATATGCCCAAGCTTCTTCTGATCCTCGTTGGGTCGAAGTTATGCAAAAAGAATTTCCAGCCCTTGAAACTAATAAAATATGGGAAATTGTTTCTCTCCCACCTGGTAAAAAGGTAATTGGGTGTAAATGGGTCTATCGTGCTAAATATCTTGCTGATGGCTCACTTGACAAATTCAAAGCACGTCTTGTTGCTAAGGGTTATAACCAAATCGAATGTGAGGACTACAATAACACATTTGCTCCTGTCATTAAGATGTCAACAGTTCGTACTGTTCTTGCCCTTGCCTCTGCTAAGTGTTGGCCTATTCACCAGCTCGACATCAACAATGCGTTCATTCATGGTGATTTGTTCGAGGAAGTTAATATGGAACTGCCTAAAGGTCACCCTTCTTATGGGACTCCAAAAGCTGTTTGTCGTTTGCTCAAATCTATCTATGGATTAAAACAAGCCTCTCGGCAATGGTTTGAGAAATTGGTCACTGTTTTGCTTGAATTGGGTTTTGTTCAGACAATTGCCGATTATTCCTTGTTTATTCTCACAAGACATGATTCCTTTATCTTGCTTTGATTTACGTTGATGACATCTTATTAACGGGTACTAATCAGGGTTCAATTGATCATGTTAAAGCTATTTTTCATTCATCTTTCACTATCAAGGACCTTGGCCTCGCCAAATATTATCTTGGTTTGGAGATATATCGTACTAATGAAGGTTTATTTCTTCATCAGCACAAGTTTGTCCATGACATGCTTCTTGATGCAGGTCCGGAACACGCTAAACCACTTTCTCTTCCTTTGGACTCAACTGTTAAACTCTCTAGTAATGATGGTGTCTTGTTAGAAGATCCTTCAGTTTATCGGAAGTTTGTGGGCAAGTTGCTTTATCTAACCGTTTCGCGTCCTGACATTTCTTTTGTTGTGCATCATGTAAGTCAGTTTCTTCAAACTCCACGAGTGCCACATCTTACTGCTGTGCAGAGGGTTCTTCGCTATTTAAAGGCGACTCCTTTCCAAGGTCTGTATTATGCTTCTGGTCCTTCCCTTCATCTTGAGGCATTCTGTGATAGTGATTGGGGATCCTGTCATCATTCTTCCCGAAGTGTCACTGGCATTTGTATATTGCTTGGTACTTCTTTGATTAATTGGTCCTCCAAGAAACAACAGGTTGTTTCCCGCTCTACTGCTGAAGCAGAGCTTCGTTCTTTGGCTGATACCGCTTGTGACTTGTCCTGGTTTCATCTTCTTTTATCTGAATCGAAGATACCTCAGCCAAGGCCGACCACCATTCACTCTGACAATCAAGCAGTTTTGGACATTGCTGCTGATCCGATTTTCCATCCTAAAACCAAGCATTTTGCCCTTGACTATCATTTTGTTCGGGAACAGGTTCATTCAAATCTCATCAAACCTGTGTTTGTTCCTAGCACTCTCCAGCTGGCTGACATTTTCACCAAGGGTCTTCCTCGTAATGCTCACTGGTCCATTCTTTCCAGTTTGAATGTTAGGCAGGCACATTCAATTTCAACAAATGGGGGAATGTTATAGTATAAGtactcaatattttatattcttctAGTGTGACAACTGGTATGACAAGTAAACCAACTTATCGTAACAGAATCTGTTATGACAATGTGACAGGCTAGCTAGTATATATAGACCTAGACTTCCCCTTCTTTATCAATTCAATTCACCGTAAATAAACACCTGCAAAGCTTGTTAAATAGTATGTAGAATTTAAGCTTCATTTCAGTTTTATGTAGATGCTTATATACAAATCAAGTAAGATATGGTTAAATCAAGAATATAATATTGATATTACAGCaactaaaataataaatatatatttagttattctaaattaaaagttAGATATCATAGTTAAATTTGTTATTATGTTGTAAAATATATTTGAAGGGACAATTTATCAAATAAGTTTTTCTTCTGAAATAACTTTTTATATAAATAGcactaatttttaattatttttttggaaaaaaataatgTACTTTGGAAAAGAGATAAGCCATAGGGATATTTTTTTCACCTAGACAAACACATCCACACACAAGGGTGTGGAGCAGAGGTTGGAGAACCACAGAGACCAAAGCAAGAAAACCTAATTTGAGGATACAAAATCATCAACAATTTCAGATAATTCAATACTTTCTTTCATGGTAGGTATACATCCCCTCTTTAATTGTGTTCCTCGTACTTAGCAGCTAGCTAATTAGTTGTTAGTGTCATCCAATCAATAGTGTATATGTCAACTTTGTTTGAAGATATTATTATAGAACATGTATTCACTCGATTGCCAGCAAAATCTTTGATACGTTTTAGATGTGTTTGTAAATCATGGAAATTCGTACTTTGCAACTCAGATCAAATAACTCGCACCTCTAAAATTCCTGACAATGAGTATCTCATAATATCCACTAAAAAGAACTATCGTCATTCAATAGATATTCTCAACAGATCGAGATTTTCGTATACTCCCCTTGATAACTTCCCTCGACACTGCCAAATTGTTGGTTCCATCAATGGACTAGTCTGCCTCACTTCAAACCATTTGTTTTTGCTATGGAATCCTGTTACGGGTCTATGCAAGGCTGTCGTTCCACCTAAACATTACTCGGAAAATAAAATGGTCAGTAAACTGTTATACGGATTCGGCTGGGATTATGTAGAGAGTGAATTTAAGATTGTTATTTCTTACAAAGTTGAAAATTCACTCCAAGGTTTTGTTTACACCTCTAATTCTGATTCGTGGAATGGTCTACCTATCCCAGATATTTTCTCTAGTGCACAAATTTGGGAACATCCTGAAGTCACTGTGAAAGGATGCCCTTATTGGTCTGGTTGTAAGGAGGACTGCAGATTTGAATTTAAGTTTGAGAGTGGAAGTAACCAGTTTAAAAAGTTTTCTTTACCTTCTCAAATTATCGGCATGTATTATTACATTCTTGTTGATCTGAAGGATTGTCTTACTATGATGGTGTACTCTCCAGCCCCTGGAACATTAGTCGATGTATTTCATGTTGACGAGAAATCTGATGTTTGGAGCAAGACTTGTACTTTTGGACCAATTCATTGTTATACTAGTCAGTTATCGCAAGGTTTTAAGTATAGTGGTGAGATTGTGTTCAATGAAGCCAAGATGTTGTATGATCCCAAAACAAAAGGGATCAAGGTTTTAGGCGAAGGTTACTGGTATTTTCTCAGTAGCTTTAGTTATACACCAAGCTTGGCGTTTCTTCACGGAATGGAGCCTCTGCATACACAAAATAATAGTTTGAGATTACCTGATGTGGAAAGCCCAGTGTTTCCAAGTCACCCGAGATCACTGTTCAGCAGATTACTTGGGTGCTTAGGTTGGATTTAACTAATAAAGTATTTTTATGACCAGTTGGGGTGCTTGCTATGTTGCAAGTTACATGCAGAAATCCAGGATTGGGTATTTCTTGTGATTGTGCTAGTTTGGTTCCTTGATTGAAttttttatgaatttgttttattttaattcaCATCTTTAAATTAGATTTCGGAAATCGAAATTAATCAGCTGAGTTATCGATTTGTGACATATAGGGCAATTTTGAAAAATCGAATAATTTTATCGGTAATTTAATGAATCGGCCATCATCGATTTGGGCGATTATCGAAAAAATTACCCAATTTCCATAACAGAGAATATTTATGTTTATTGTTGCGGTGCTCAAAATTGTTTATGTATACATAGTtactttatataatttataacaGTAAAAAAACACAAGCTTTGTTGAATGTACACCCAATGTCAATTGAATAAAAGCAAATTACAAATGTTCGTCGAATAAACCTGGTTTCTAAAGCTTCAGAAAGATGTTGCACAACTTTTATCCCAATAAGATTTACGCCATTAAAAGGACAGTTCTTGAAAGATTGACTATCATTCTGACCTGGTAAAAAACACAGGGTTTGTTGTAATTCATTTGTTTCTTTCTTCGGAAGGTACATGACTTGTTGTGATGGCCctttctttctttcttctttAACTTTTAGCATCGACTAAGTTTATCATCAATTAAAAATGAAAGTCCAACTGATACATCCCTGGGAGGTTAGCTTAAAACCAAAGGAGGCGCACTATAGGATCACAACAGAGAGTGCAGACACAACCTCAAAGGCCATATTCAGCTTCAAATTCAAATGGAGTTGGTAATTTTACAAATAGGGTACCTTTACAGCCAACAACTCAGAGGATATTCTGTTCACCCTCGGACCTTTCGAAGACCTGATGCCTTTTGGACTATCTGCAATCATTGCAAGATGCAGTACGAGTACTTGAGAGTATACCTTGACTCTCCCATCCGTTGTCCCAGTTGTCATAGTGTTTTTAAGGCTGTAGAGGTTGTGCCGTCTTACTCATCTTCTCAGCAATCTAATTTGAATCAGAG carries:
- the LOC141691958 gene encoding uncharacterized protein LOC141691958 gives rise to the protein MILISKKLTGSENYASWKRSMQIALSAKNKLVIVTGDFLAPEDKSPLFPHWKSVNDMVITWILNTVADDISSSMNYMDSAYNVWYELNERFSVISGHKIYETQRDLFKLEQGNDSVEFYFHKLKGFWDEIKALEPTIKCTCGAIKVWEQQVEKTRLIQFLMGLHSSFTAARGQLLMMQP